The Coffea arabica cultivar ET-39 chromosome 4e, Coffea Arabica ET-39 HiFi, whole genome shotgun sequence genome includes a window with the following:
- the LOC113740574 gene encoding protein MODIFIER OF SNC1 1 encodes MTSNILAGERRWASARRTGMTVLGKVSVPKPLNLPSQRLENHGLDPNVEIVPKGSLGWGSRPSSSASNPWGSTTQSSNADGSVSSPSQLSGRPSSAGSGSRPSTAGSDRTYERTANAWGPSSRPSSASGVLASNQTSTSLRPQSAETRPSSSQLSRFAEPVSDSSGLRGPSGTAERVGVASSENDRFSLSTGDFPTLNSSRDGSAKNSEPRDQGSHSRPSSASGTQRKEKIEESQAGQDIMSGTVNAWNRDGPRSADDGMQPSQVKWHGEPQQYVNSNIPPPQFDAWRGPPMNAPAGVWYRGPPAGPPYGAPVAPGGFPIEPFPYYCPQIPPPALPNSQPVPLPGAGPRGHHPKNGELYRPQMPEAFVRPGMPFRPGFYPGPMHFEGYYGPPMGYCNSNERELPFKGMGGPSAYNRHSPDSGHSHARAGRTGSTGKMLSEHVETAHSGDASGQYKVLLKQHDEGNGKGDGENLERRPTFDNTSHPKKGVLSGVSLRREWGAEPEPDSEEETYAMRTEGENSSSHKAKDQGAHDPDTFKVQSFENVCSAVVDNNQKHQSVTAAPSPGMSQPSPGTERGLTVTATARDSTLMQKIEGLNVKVRASDGRYDGPQNSSQAVIPKGNDMIKAGIMGPGSQEMLPSAGDRSSHPAFAPRRAYDHMHGKGSDNGKGRFRSLDGGGWQKKPVAAEPAIIPAADIISIDVHETKVQPVVAAVEDPTGKNEGETATEIFDSTDSQAQRAKMRELAKQRALQLQKEEEERIREQKAKAFAKLEELNRRTQGGKPLKNEKALVGVCQPELQEQQTYSGSSLDDAKSQAVTKVISSVSGVVTQSSLSTVPSGDESATSSSNLPKAVPIEPVVLDGQSLPLKQEAHSADAIDRKTSAQMNEGGASRHKRNSFKPKQNATQEKKISQQSEAISVPEGPKNETGITSNEVNVVSPADTLYSGESNFPRNPNIVSESSAQQRRKGNRSGKKHKLDDAASIPILPSTAPNESNPVEAYTEKEDFKASQSDLDSSVVQEVITTVDGMESSKQHSSLQGDEAHGRLSNHRKPQHSRRFARNQQSNRFTDKSHGSDVVIWAPVKSQSKAEPASEMSQQNAQECGISAKCDNQVQSNIKSKRAEMERYVPKPVAKELAQQNSVQQPVSYSTEMSTSDEFSERIESGLASSGSLHPGSSATCNVASTAECREVDSRLNKQVKAHGAWRQRGSTEAPQNASPTSTSNSSKSTRTSVRQNQSVKPDLNSAKVEGKVSRDSSASDGQNVSTYSNVTAPALSPVAKDQGVTGKGKKHSLKADKSMGFNHDNEKNQISGEADGSHIQFLGPDIKHADKVNLSKESRGFEERSSSHWQPKSNSSSNNSQRGNRSNLGQAVTVEKDVVKKDYPSLPSSHVPPNVKESSEIDSLLDQTSENVGHQGHRKERRMPTSKGHSHPPNGGANGADESRYTINADPQNKQHLSSDIKRGRTQNNYPGTSREPRGDWNNDRQRHNIHHYEYHPVGSYNNSKPEKPEDEYHNAGQRYKDRGLGQSKRGRGNFHGRQSGSIRLDAGSG; translated from the exons ATGACGTCAAATATATTAGCAGGAGAACGAAG ATGGGCTTCTGCAAGACGAACTGGAATGACTGTGTTAGGGAAAGTTTCTGTTCCAAAGCCTTTGAATTTACCCAGCCAAAG GTTAGAAAATCATGGCCTGGATCCCAATGTGGAAATTGTTCCCAA GGGTAGTCTTGGTTGGGGAAGCCGCCCTTCATCATCTGCTTCCAATCCATGGGGTTCCACAACACAGTCTTCAAATGCTGATGGTAGTGTCAGTTCACCAAGCCAGCTGAGTGGGCGTCCATCATCTGCTGGAAGTGGTAGTCGACCATCAACTGCTGGTAGTGATAGAACATATGAGCGCACTGCTAATGCATGGGGTCCAAGTTCTAGGCCTTCATCAGCTTCTGGAGTATTGGCATCAAACCAAACATCAACCTCGTTGCGGCCACAGAGTGCTGAAACAAGACCTAGTAGCTCACAACTGTCACGGTTTGCAGAACCTGTATCTGATAGTTCAGGTCTGCGGGGTCCAAGTGGTACTGCAGAAAGAGTG GGGGTTGCTTCCTCCGAGAATGACAGGTTCTCGCTGAGTACTGGGGATTTTCCAACACTAAATTCAAGTAGAGATGGTTCTGCGAAGAATTCTGAGCCACGAG ATCAGGGTTCTCATAGCCGTCCTAGTTCAGCTTCTGGCACCCAGAGAAAAGAGAAGATAGAAGAATCTCAAGCTGGCCAGG ATATCATGAGCGGAACAGTTAATGCGTGGAACAGAGATGGTCCCCGAAGTGCAGATGATGGGATGCAGCCTAGCCAAGTGAAGTGGCATGGGGAGCCTCAACAATATGTCAATTCCAATATTCCCCCACCACAGTTTGATGCATGGCGTGGCCCTCCCATGAATGCACCAGCTGGTGTTTGGTATAGAGGTCCTCCTGCGGGGCCACCTTATGGAGCCCCTGTTGCACCTGGTGGCTTCCCCATTGAGCCATTCCCTTACTACTGTCCGCAAATTCCGCCTCCAGCTTTACCAAATTCACAGCCAGTTCCTCTGCCAGGGGCTGGTCCCAGGGGACACCATCCAAAAAATGGGGAGCTATACAGGCCTCAGATGCCTGAAGCTTTTGTACGTCcaggaatgccatttaggccaGGTTTTTATCCTGGTCCAATGCATTTTGAGGGCTATTATGGGCCACCAATGGGTTATTGCAATTCCAATGAACGGGAACTACCATTTAAGGGCATGGGTGGCCCATCTGCTTATAATAGACATTCTCCTGATTCTGGCCATTCTCATGCCAGAGCTGGTAGGACTGGTTCTACGGGCAAAATGTTATCAGAGCACGTAGAAACAGCTCATTCTGGTGATGCCTCTGGGCAATATAAAGTTCTTTTAAAGCAACATGATGAAGGGAATGGGAAGGGGGATGGTGAGAATTTGGAACGCAGGCCAACATTCGATAATACCTCACATCCTAAGAAAGGAGTTCTGTCTGGTGTGTCATTGCGAAGGGAGTGGGGTGCTGAGCCTGAGCCTGATAGTGAAGAAGAGACGTATGCAATGAGAACAGAAGGTGAAAACTCATCTTCACACAAAGCAAAGGATCAAGGGGCTCATGATCCTGACACTTTCAAAGTCCAGTCTTTTGAGAATGTGTGCAGTGCTGTGGTTGATAATAATCAGAAACACCAATCTGTGACTGCTGCACCCTCTCCAGGAATGTCACAACCATCTCCTGGCACAGAAAGAGGTTTAACTGTAACAGCTACTGCAAGAGATTCAACTTTAATGCAGAAAATTGAAGGCTTGAATGTGAAAGTCCGTGCCTCCGATGGACGTTATGATGGTCCACAGAACTCATCCCAAGCTGTTATCCCTAAGGGTAATGACATGATCAAAGCTGGTATTATGGGACCTGGATCCCAGGAAATGCTTCCTTCTGCTGGGGATAGAAGCTCTCACCCAGCATTTGCTCCTAG GAGAGCGTATGATCATATGCATGGTAAAGGTAGTGATAATGGCAAAGGAAGGTTTCGCAGTTTGGATGGTGGTGGCTGGCAAAAGAAACCTGTAGCTGCTGAGCCTGCTATTATCCCAGCTGCTGATATCATATCTATTGATGTCCATGAAACTAAAGTCCAACCTGTAGTGGCAGCTGTTGAGGATCCTACAGGGAAGAACGAAGGAGAAACGGCAACTGAAATATTTGACTCAACTGATAGCCAGGCACAG CGTGCCAAAATGAGAGAATTGGCGAAGCAACGGGCCTTACAGCTACAGAAGGAAGAGGAAGAGCGAATTAGAGAACAGAAGGCAAAGGCTTTTGCTAAACTGGAGGAGCTGAATAGGCGTACACAGGGAGGCAAGCCTTTGAAGAATGAAAAAGCTCTGGTTGGTGTGTGCCAGCCAGAGCTACAAGAACAACAAACATACTCTGGATCGAGCCTGGATGATGCTAAATCTCAAGCTGTGACAAAGGTTATTTCTTCAGTCTCTGGTGTTGTTACTCAGTCTAGTCTGAGCACTGTCCCAAGTGGTGATGAATCTGCAACTTCAAGCAGCAATTTACCCAAAGCTGTCCCCATTGAGCCAGTTGTTTTGGATGGTCAGTCCTTGCCTTTGAAACAGGAAGCCCATTCTGCTGATGCCATTGATCGTAAAACTTCTGCCCAAATGAATGAAGGTGGTGCCTCTAGACATAAACGAAACAGCTTTAAGCCAAAGCAGAATGCTacgcaagaaaaaaaaattagccaacAGTCAGAGGCAATCAGCGTTCCTGAGGGCCCTAAAAATGAGACTGGTATAACTTCCAATGAAGTCAATGTGGTTTCTCCAGCTGATACTTTGTATAGTGGTGAATCAAACTTCccaagaaaccctaacattGTTAGCGAGTCCTCTGCACAACAGAGAAGGAAAGGCAACAGGAGTGGCAAAAAGCACAAGCTGGATGATGCAGCATCTATACCTATTTTACCATCAACAGCACCAAACGAAAGTAACCCTGTTGAAGCTTACACTGAAAAGGAGGACTTTAAGGCTTCTCAATCAGATCTGGATAGTAGTGTAGTTCAGGAGGTGATCACTACTGTTGATGGAATGGAGTCCTCCAAGCAGCATTCTTCTTTACAAGGTGATGAGGCTCATGGTAGACTAAGCAACCACAGAAAACCTCAGCACTCTCGCAGGTTTGCAAGAAACCAACAATCTAACAGGTTTACGGATAAATCTCATGGCAGTGATGTTGTTATTTGGGCACCTGTGAAGTCACAAAGTAAAGCAGAGCCTGCAAGTGAAATGAGCCAACAAAATGCACAGGAATGTGGTATTTCAGCAAAATGTGATAATCAAGTACAGAGTAACATTAAAAGCAAAAGGGCAGAAATGGAGAGATATGTACCCAAGCCAGTTGCCAAAGAACTAGCTCAGCAGAATAGTGTCCAGCAGCCAGTTTCATATTCAACTGAGATGTCAACATCTGATGAGTTTTCTGAGAGAATTGAAAGTGGGTTAGCAAGCTCTGGAAGTCTTCATCCGGGTAGTTCAGCAACCTGCAATGTTGCATCAACTGCAGAGTGTAGGGAAGTTGATTCCAGGCTTAATAAACAAGTCAAAGCACATGGAGCATGGCGTCAACGGGGTTCAACAGAAGCACCGCAGAATGCATCTCCAACTTCCACATCCAACTCAAGCAAGAGTACTCGGACATCAGTCCGCCAAAACCAATCTGTGAAGCCCGATCTAAATTCTGCCAAAGTGGAAGGGAAGGTATCCAGGGATTCTAGTGCTTCTGATGGCCAGAATGTGTCCACTTATTCTAATGTAACAGCTCCTGCTCTTTCACCTGTTGCGAAAGATCAGGGAGTAacaggcaaaggaaagaagcacTCATTGAAGGCTGACAAAAGCATGGGATTTAATCATGACAATGAGAAGAATCAAATTAGTGGGGAAGCTGATGGGAGTCATATCCAATTTTTGGGTCCTGACATAAAACATGCTGATAAGGTCAATCTATCAAAAGAGAGTCGAGGCTTTGAGGAACGGTCATCGTCTCATTGGCAACCCAAATCTAATTCATCTTCAAATAACAGCCAGCGTGGAAATAGGTCTAACTTAGGTCAGGCTGTTACTGTGGAAAAAGATGTTGTCAAAAAGGATTATCCTTCACTGCCTAGTTCCCATGTTCCGCCTAATGTCAAGGAGAGCAGCGAAATAGATTCTCTGCTGGATCAAACTTCTGAAAATGTAGGGCATCAAGGACACAGGAAAGAAAGGAGAATGCCAACATCTAAAGGACATTCCCACCCCCCTAATGGAGGCGCAAATGGTGCTGATGAATCAAGATATACTATTAATGCTGATCCTCAAAATAAGCAGCATTTATCTTCTGATATCAAGAGGGGTCGAACTCAAAATAATTATCCTGGAACAAGCCGTGAACCTCGTGGGGATTGGAATAATGATAGGCAGAGGCATAACATCCACCACTATGAGTACCATCCTGTAGGGTCATATAACAATAGTAAACCTGAAAAACCAGAAGATGAATATCATAATGCGGGCCAAAGATACAAGGACAGAGGACTGGGTCAGTCAAAGCGTGGCAGGGGAAATTTTCATGGGCGGCAAAGCGGCAGTATACGTTTAGATGCTGGTTCTGGCTGA